The Achromobacter spanius genome includes the window GGTTGCGTTTTGCTGTGCGCGTGCGTTGGTCTGGCTCCGTGCTGAAGACCACCGATGCGGCCAGCGTGTTGGCGTCGCCGACGGGCATCTTTCGTTATGCCGCCCTGGGGCAGTCTGGCGGGATCACCGTGACCAGTGCCGCCGAAACGTATTTCTTGCGGCCTGAGCAGCGTGCGGATCGCCGTGAAGAACTGGCCACCTTGTTTCGACCTTACTGGCAGGCACGTCTCTCGGCGGTTACGCGCGCAGAGGCCTCGCATGCGCGGAGCGCACCATGATGCAGAGGGATAGGTACCCCCGCTTTCCCGCGCGGCAACAAGGGCAGGCGATCGTCGAGGCCTTGCTGATGCTGCCGCTGATGGCAGTGCTGGTTTGGGCGGTGTCCTGGGTCGGCGGGCTGCAGTTTTCGGCGCAACAGTTGTCGCAGGCCAGCCGCAAGACAGCGATGTCCGGCGCGCTGGGTCAGCCCCTGGCGCCAGCGCATTCGATGGTTGCCGCCGGACAGCGCCAACGGGTCCTTGAGCTGCCCGGCATCGCGCCGCCGAACATGTCTGTATTGCAAGGCGAATGGTTTGGTGTGGGCCTGCGCCTGCTGTCGGTGCACGCGCGCTCGATGCCTTCGCGGAAGGGGCAAGCGCCGATCATTGCACGACATGCGCATGTGGCGATCGGTGCCGGCCATGCACGCGGAGACGCCGACGCGCGCCGCCGTATTGGCAATGCACCGACTGCATGGCGTCAGGTTGAACGGGTGTCGCTTGCGCAGGCGCGGCGAGTCGGGCCTGCCACACGGCGCATGGACGGCCCCTGGAGGCGGGCCGCGCTACAGACCGATTGGCTGTCGGCGTGGGCAGATGTGGTGCCGCCCGACCGGTTGGGAACACGTAAAGGACGAAAGCCATGAATGCGTACTCAATGACTTCGATTCGCCGGACTAGGCCCGCGGTCGTCCGTTTGTATCGTCCCTTGGCGGTGATGATGTGGCTTGCGAGTGTGGCGGGCCCCTGCGTCGCGCAGCCCTCGCAGTCCGCAACGACAGCCCCGGCATCCTTGAGCCGGCTGCGCTTGCCGGAAGGGTCCACCCATGCCTTGCTGGCCGACCGCGTGTGGCTTCATGGCTACCCCGCCCAAGTGTTGGTGTTTGACGCACCAACAGATACCCGTGCCGTGGTCCGCGCGTTGGTGGATCAGCAGCCCGGCTTGTCCGATTTGAATGTGCTGCCGGGTCATCTGATCCTGTCTGGCTGGATCGATGACCAGCAATGGGTGGCGCAAATGCAAAACGTCGGCCCGAGCCGGACTATCGGCACGGTGTCTGCGCTGCGCATGTCGGCTCCTCCAAACCCTGTGGCGCCCGCCTGGCTGCCAGAGGGCGCACGGCTGCGCCTTGATTTTGCCGTGATGGAGGCGGGCGTCAAAGTGTGGGAGCGCATTTGGCAACATGGCTTGCCGCCTTCTCGGATAACACCCTTGTTAAAAGCGGCCTTGTTGCGCGACGGCTGGCGCCTTGAAGCAGACGACGGTGCTTCCCAGTCATGGGCGCGCGCAGACCAACGCATGCAGGTGTCGGTGGTGCCCTTGGATGCGGGCAGCGGCCTGCGGGTCAGAAGGTGGGTGCCATGAAGGCCGCACTGATGCATGGTGTTTCCCGGCTGCGCCGCGCGGGCGTGTATGGCCTGGCGTTGATGGCCGGTCTGCTGTCGGCATGGGCCGTGCGCGAGCACGTGCAGCAACGGGTAGAGGCGTTGGAAGCCGAGGCCCGCACACCGGTTGTCGAGCGTCTGGTGGCCGCCTATGACCTTGCCGCGGGCACGCGGCTGGAAGAGGCTGACGTGGCGGTCCGCGAAATTCCGGCGCAGTGGGCGTCTTCCGCCAGCCTGGATCCGCTGGCGTTGAACAGCTTGCTTGGCGGCACCTTGGTGGCGGATGTGGTTCATGGCGAACCTTTGCTGAAGTCACATCTGACTTTCTCCATGCCGGCCCCCGCCCTGGCATCCCGATTGCGTTCGGGCCAACGGGCGCTGACTGTCGCCGCGGCTGACCTCGGCGGGCTGGCCGATATGCTGCGTGCCGGCGATTTGATCGACATCTACGTGACCTTTCCTCATCACCAAAAAGAGCTCACCGTGCCTTTGCTGCAGGGTATGCGTGTGCTGACGGTTGGCGCCGGGGCCGATGAAGAGGGGGCGGCAAGTGGTGCCGGCAGCATTACGCTTGCCGCCGATCCAGACCAAGCCATGAAGTTTGTCGCTGCCAGGCAGGCGGGCTCGCTGACGGCCATGCTGCGACATCGCGACGATGAGGCGGCCGTTGCCGAATCCACTCAGACGGATCTGGCCTCGCTCATCGGATTGGCGCCGGAACCCGCGCCTGCTCCCGGCGTAACGATCTTGTACGGGGACCGCATGCAGGTGCAATCGCCTGTTCCTACAGACGCCGCCGCAATGGTGGGTAGTGCATCGGAGCGGCCATGAGACGCATCGCATTCATCCTGAGCGCAATCACGCTTGCGCTGACGTCTACCACGGCCACCGCCAGCACCTCAAATGAGCCGCAGGCGCTGGAGTTGCAGGTGGGTGAAACCCGGGTGCTGCCGCACCCCGGCGTGAAACGAGTGGCCATTGGAAACGGGCAGGTGTTGAGCGCCGTTGCGACAGAAGGCCGGGATGTCGTGATTTTTGCCCGCGCCGAAGGCGTGTCGTCTGTGCACGTCTGGGCGGCCGGGGGCAAACCGAAAGCCTATGACCTGCGCGTTGTTGCCGCCGGCGCGCCGCGTTTGCGGGCAGAGGTCGAGTCGCTGCTTGCCCGTATTCCCGGCGCGCGCAGCACCACGGTGGGAGGGCGTATCGTGATCGAAGGCGACGATTTGTCCGACGACGACCGGGCACGCATTGCCGCCTTGGCCGAACGCTATCCCGCCATCCTGGACTTCACGGGGCAAGTGGGATGGGACCGCATGGTACTGCTTGATGTGCAGGTTGTTGAAATTCCCACATCGCGAATGCGCGAGTTCGGCCTGCGCTGGGACGGGGTGACTCAGGGCGGTGCAAATGCCGGCCTGGCTTGGGATGCAGGCTCGCGGGGGCGCATGACCCGACCCGGCGAATCCTTCATCGAGACCGCTGGGCCGGTGTCGGCCGCCGCGGGTTACTTCGGGGTAAATGCCTTGCTGTCCGCCCGCATCGCCGCGCTGGCGCAAAGTGGTGAAGCCGTCATGCTGGCGCAGCCGCAACTACTGGCGCGCAGCGGCGCCAGCGCCACGTTTCTGGCCGGTGGCGAGGTTCCCTACACATCGACCGATTCCCGTGGCAATCCGACCACCTTGTTCAAACCGTATGGCGTGTCACTCAACATCACGCCGCGCATCGACCGAAACGGCGTGATCCGGTCGTTGATCGAAGTCGAGGCAAGTTCCGTCGACACGTCGCTAAGCGTGGCGGGTGGCCCGGCCTTGCGGACGAGGCGGGCTTCCACCGAATTCAACGTCAGATCGGGCAATACGCTGGTCATCGGGGGCTTCTTGTCGCGAGAGCAAGGCCGGGAGATCAATGGCCTGCCTTGGTTGCAGAACATTCCCATTCTCGGGGCCTTGTTCTCGTCGCGTCGCTTTCAGCAGCGCGAAACCGAGCTGGCCATCTTTGTGACGCCCAAGATTGTGTCGCAAAGCGAGCCCGCCATGCAGGATCGGGTGCGGCGCGGACGAGGGGTGTTGGACACGACGTTTCCAGAGCCGCCGCGCCTGGGCACCGCAACGCCCGTCGCCGTCGACGCTTGGGATCCCTATGCCGGCGCAGGCTCGCAGTGGGTATCCCGCGATGACTTCCCCCAGTCGCCACATCAAGAGTGATGCCATGCTCGACATCGAAATGACATTTGAAGATTCCGGCGTTCGCCGACAGTTCGCGCCGGCGCCGGTGCTGATCGGACGGGGCTCCCAGTGCGGCTTGCGTATTGTCAATTGGCGAGTGGGGCGGCAGCATGCCCGCTTGCTTCGTCAGGACGACGATATCGTCCTGGAGGATCTGGGTACCTTGGCCGGCACCCTGGTGAACGGAACAAGAGTGGTGCGTCATGCGCCGGTCTTGCCCGACGACGATATCCTGATAGGTCCTTGCCGCTTGCGCGTACGGTGGGCAGCGCCGGACGATGCCGCACCGGCTCAGGCCTTCGCTGTAGCTGTTGCGCCCGCATCATCGGACGCGGCCGTGCAGGCCCCGGCTGAGACGGCTTCGCCCTCGATGGCCACGACACCGCTGCCGCCTATTGCGCCACAGCGCTTGCAAGCGCGTCGGCGTTTGCACGCGGCCTTGCTCGACGCGCTGGACCTGCGCCGGCGCGACGTCGCGGGCATGAGCGACGGCACGTTACGCGCCGAAGCCGAGCGCCTGCTGACGCATATCGTCGCGTCGGACGTCGATTTGTCCGACGATGCGGCCAAGCAGGCCTTGTGCAGAGAGGTGCTGGACGAAGCCGTGGGGTTGGGACCCTTGGAGCCACTGCTGGCGGCGCCCGACATCACCGAGATCATGGTCAACCGTTATGACGAGATCTATGTGGAACGCGCGGGGCGGCTTTGGCGACACCCCGCCGCATTCACCAGCGAACAATCGGTGCGTTGGGTGATCGAACGCATCGTCACGCCACTGGGCCGTCGCATCGACGAAAGCTCGCCCATGGTTGACGCACGCTTGCCCGATGGCTCGCGCGTGCACGCCATCATTCCCCCGGTGGCGATGAAAGGCGCCAGCTTGACCATCCGAAAGTTTCCGCAGCGGCGGCCCCAGATGTCCGATCTGATCGCGGCGGCGTCCTTAAGCGAGGCCATGGCGCGATTCCTGGCGCTATGCGTCAGGATGCGCAAAAACCTGGTTGTGTCCGGCGGCACGGGCTCGGGCAAAACGACCTTGCTGAACATCTTGTCCAACGAAATCCCCGATGGCGAGCGGGTCGTCACTATTGAGGACGCCGCCGAGTTGCGGCTGAATCACGATCATCTGGTGGCCCTGGAAGCGCGTCCCGCTAACCAGGAGGGCAGGGGGCATATCGCCATACGCGAGCTGGTACGCAACGCGCTGCGCATGCGGCCGGACCGTATCGTCGTCGGGGAGTGCCGTGGCGCCGAAGCGTTCGACATGTTGACGGCCATGAACACGGGCCACGAGGGCTCGTTGACAACCTTGCACGCGAACTCACCTCGCGATGCCTTGGGCCGGCTGGAATCGATGATCCTGATGGCGGGCCTGGATTTGCCCTTGTCCGCCGTGCGCGAACAGATCGCCGCCAGCGTTGAACTTGTGGTGCAGCAGGCCCGCCTGGCGGACGGCCGTCGAGTCGTGACGTCGATCGTCGAAGTCGCGGGGATGGAAAGCGGGCGCATACAACTGCAGGAGCTATTCCGATTTGACCGGACGGCGGGGTTCAAGGGGTGCGGAGCGTTGCCCGGCTTTTCGCAGGGCTGGTCTGACGATGGGGTATCGATGGATCCGGCGTGGTTCACCGAAACATCGACGCCGAAGGGGGCGCCTTCGTCCAAGTCTGAACCGGGGTTTTCATGATCTGGCTGGCGGCGGCGGGCGCAATGTGCTGCGCGGCAGTGTTGGTGCTGCATGCCCAGGCCTGGTTTGCGCCGGCGTTGCGCCGCTACCGGGAGCTTTACACGCAAGACGCGGGAGTCCGGCTTAGCGAGGTGTTCCTGTTCATCGACCCCGCACAGTTGTGGCTGGCGGCGGTCGCCTGCGCGGCGCTGTCGGCGGCGTTGGTTTTTTCGTTGACGGGCAGTGGCATCCTGGCGGCGTTGCTTGCCGGGTTGGCGTCCCGAGCGCCTCGCATGACGGTTGAGATGCTGCGGCGCAGACGGGCGCGCCGTTTCGAACAGCAATTGCCAATGGCCTTGTTGATGCTGGCCTCGGCATTACGCGCAGGGGTCGCACTGCCCACGGGCTTGCGCCATGTGGTTGAGCAGAGCGGCGCACCGCTGGCCCAGGAATTTGGCTTGATGCTGCGGGAACAGCGCTTGGGCGTGCCGTGGGACGCGGCGCTAGGGAATTTGCAGTCGCGGATGCCCGCCGACTCCACTTCGCTGGTGGTGGCCGCCATGCGTATTGCAGCACAGACCGGCGGCAACCTGGCCGAGGCGCTGGAGAGCATTGCGCAAACCTTGCGCGCGCGCTTGCAATTACAGGCGAAGCTGCAGGCGCTGACATCCCAAGGGCGTTTGCAAGCTTGGATAGTGGGCGCGTTGCCCTTGGTGTTGCTTGCCGTGTTGAATGAGCTTGAACCCGACATCATGGGCTTGCTGTGGCACACGCCCATGGGGTGGGGCGTGCTTGCGATGGTGGCCGTACTGGAAACGGCGGGTGTGTTGCTGATCCGGCGCATTGTCCGGATCGAGCTCTAACAGGAGGGGGTAATGGGGAAGGGGACCATGTTGCTGAACCTGAGCATGTTGATGGCGGCGCTGGCCGTGGGTTGCGTGACCTGGTTTGCGCTGCGCCCCTTGCTGGGCGGCAAACAGGTGGTGTCGGCCGGATTGCCGTGGTGGTGGCGGGCGGCCTGGCCTTGGGTATCTGCCGTGGCACCGATCGCTGGGCCGTTATGTTCGTGGCGCCTGCGCACCCGATTGGCGCGCGCAATCGAATGGGCGGGCCTGCCGGCAAGCGTGGGTTACGCGCACGTGGCGGCATTGAGCGCCAGCGCGGCGTTGCTGGCTGGTGGGGCGGCGGCAGGTGCGATGGCGGGCTACGGCATGTCGCTCTTGGGCTGGATGCCTTGGGCACTGGCCTTGGGCGTCATGGCCGGCCTGGCCCCCCGCGCCTGGCTGCGAAGCCTGAGCAAAACACGCCGCCGCAGCATTGAACGCGATCTGCCCTTTGTGTTCGACATGATGACGTTATGCGTGGAAGCGGGTTTGAGCGTGCAGGGGGCGCTGCAGTTGGCGGCGCAAAGCGGTCCGCAAGGCGTTCTGCGTGATGCCTTGGCGGAGGCCTTGGCCGAGATGCGGGCGGGCGTTACGCGCACAGCGGCGATCAAGGCGCTGGCCGACCGCAGCAACAGCCCGCTTGCCCGGACCTGGGCCGCCGCATTGGCGCAAGCCGAGGCGCTGGGCATCAGCCTGGGGCCGGTTCTGCGGGCACAGGCGGCGCAGTGCCGCAGCGACCGGCACGTGCGAGCCGAACAATTGGCGATGCAGGCGCCGGTAAAAATGCTGCTGCCCTTGATCGCGTGCATTTTCCCGTGCACGTTCATCGTGCTGGCGTTTCCCATTGCCGTTCAATTGCTGCAAAGCGTGCAATGAATGGCCCCCCGCCCTTGCCACCTGTCCGGCTGAGGTTCTTGCTTGTGGATGGCTGGATGAGCCGGATGCGGGGGCTGCTGGGACGCCGACCGCCTGGCAAGCGGTCCGGCGTGTTGCTCATGCCCTGCGCTGGCGTGCATACCTTTGGCATGCGCTATGCCATCGACGTGGCGTTTGTCGGGCGGGATCTGCGGGTGATGAAGGTGCGCAGGGCGCTGCCGCCCTGCCGCATTGCCTTATGCCTGGGCGCTGTTGCCGTTGTCGAGATGCGGGCCGGCGTTATTGATGCCGAACACGGAGGTATAGGCAGGATAGAAGCTGCAATACAGCGCGCCGCCCGCGGCGATATTGAACGGAATCTGTAGAGTGCCCGCGAATTCGAGCGACAGGCCCATATACACCAGCAGGCCGGCGCACAGGTCGATGAAGAGGAACACAAGTGCCCAGGTGGCGCCGTACACCAGAAAGGGCCACTTGTTGCGCCAGCACGCAATGCCGGAGAAAAACAAGGCTTGCACCAAGCGCAGGCCATGCCACGCGACCAACACCGGGGCATGCCAGAACAAGGCCGCGATCACGACATAAATAATGGCGAAGATGGTCAGCGGAACCCGCATGGCCATCAGGATAGGGTCCAGAGAGCGCTCGACGGAAGCAATGCGATAGGCCTCCGCCATTGAGTCCATGAACGGCAGGAAAGTCAGCAGGCCGGCCGCCATGCTCAAGCCCGCGTACAACAAGCCCATCAGGAACAGCTTCCTGAACACGCCCGGCTGCTTAAGGGGTTTGCCCCACATCGACGGCAGCATGACGCGGTCGGCCTCAATGTGCTTGCACGCCGACAAGGTCATGAGGGTGATGATGGGCATGAGCGCCACGACCAGAATCGGACCCACGGGAGGCGTCGCGCTGGCGAAGACGACCAGAAGGCTGATGAACATTGCCCAGGTAAACATGGCCAGGGGTTGTTTGCGGAACAGACGGAAGCCGTCTCGAACCCATTGCCAGCCGGACGTCGCGGGTAAGAATGCTGCTTGCATGGCTCTCTAAAGGAGGATGTCTCTCAAAAAGGGACGCGCTAGCCCCATTATGCGGGGCGTTACGGTTACGGCAATATTGGCAAGCGCGAGCGGTGGCGTGCCTGCAACACTCTTTCGAAGTGGCGCGGGTCGTGCGGTTTAAGCGTTTGCGCGGGTCGGGGCAGGAAAAAGTCGTACAGGCGGGAGATCCAGAAGCGCAGGGCGGCCGCTCGCAGCATCAGGGGCCAGACTTCCCGTTCGGCGTCGGTGAACGGGCGCACGCCGGCGTAGGCGGCCAGCCATGATTGCACCAGCTCGGGGACGAATTCGCCGGTATCGCGGTCAATGCACCAGTCGTTGACGCTGACCGCCACGTCGAATAGCCAGGTGTCGCAGCCCGCGAAATAGAAGTCGATGATGCCGCCCATAAGCGGATCTTCGAACGTGCCCGCAAACAGCACATTGTCGCGGAAGAGGTCGCAGTGGGCGGGGCCTGTCTGCAGCGCCTGCCAGGCGGGCGTGGTCACCGCGGCTTGTTGGGCACCCAGTTCCGCGCTTATTAGCTCGGCCTGCTCGGGCGTCAGAAACGGCATGACTTTGGGGGCCGTTTCCAGCCACCAGTTCAAGCCGCGCAGGTTGGGCTGGTGGATCGGGAAATCCTGGGCGGCCAGATGGGCGCGGGCCAGGGTCGCGCCCGCCAGTGCGCAATGGGTCGCGCCGGGGGCGGGTTCGTAGCCGCCAGGCAAGCGCGACACGATGGCGCAGGGTTTGTCGTGCAGCGTCGTCAGCCGGGTGCCGTCGCGCAGGTTTTGCGGCTGCGGCACCGGGACGCCGCGTTCCGCCAGGTGGTACATCAGTTCAATGTAGAAAGGCAGTTGCGCGTGCGTCAACACCTCGAACAGCGTCAGCACGAATTCGCCGCGGGTCGTATACAAGAAGTAATTGGTGTTCTCGATACCCGCCGTAATTCCTCGAAGCGAGACGAACTCGCCCAGGTCGAATCGCGCCAGGAGGGCGCGTGCGTCGTCGTCGGATACGGGAGTGAATACGGCCATTGATGTACAGGGTAAGGAGTTAACGGACGCGCGGACATGCCTGGTGCGGCGGCGGCGGCGCAATTTTAGACCACATAGCGCCTGGGCCGTTCGGAAGGGGCGCGGGCAGGCGGGGACGGGCTGCCGGACATATTGCCGCGAAGCCCGTAAAATACCGCATCCCCTTGTTTTGTAGAGTGATTCTTGGACTCCCCCGACTGGCGGCTGTGCGTCGCCCCGATGATTGACGTAACCGATCGCCATTGCCGCTATTTCCATCGGCTGCTGGCTCCCCGCGCGCGCCTGTATACGGAAATGATCACGACGGGCGCGCTGTTGCATGGCAACGTCCCGCGGCACCTGGACTTTGACGAAGCCGAGCACCCCGTGGCGCTGCAGCTTGGCGGTAGCGAGCCCGACGCATTGGCCCAGGCGGCCAAGCTGGGCCGCCAATGGGGTTACGACGAAATCAACCTCAACTGCGGCTGTCCCTCGGAGCGCGTGCAAAAAGGCGCGTTCGGCGCCTGCCTGATGGCCGAGCCCGCCCTGGTCGCGGATTGCATGAAAGCCATGCAGGACGCCGTCGACGTCCCCGTCACCGTCAAGCATCGCTTGGGCCTCGATTACGAGAATTCCTACGAATTCGTCCGAG containing:
- a CDS encoding TadE/TadG family type IV pilus assembly protein, with the protein product MMQRDRYPRFPARQQGQAIVEALLMLPLMAVLVWAVSWVGGLQFSAQQLSQASRKTAMSGALGQPLAPAHSMVAAGQRQRVLELPGIAPPNMSVLQGEWFGVGLRLLSVHARSMPSRKGQAPIIARHAHVAIGAGHARGDADARRRIGNAPTAWRQVERVSLAQARRVGPATRRMDGPWRRAALQTDWLSAWADVVPPDRLGTRKGRKP
- the cpaB gene encoding Flp pilus assembly protein CpaB, yielding MKAALMHGVSRLRRAGVYGLALMAGLLSAWAVREHVQQRVEALEAEARTPVVERLVAAYDLAAGTRLEEADVAVREIPAQWASSASLDPLALNSLLGGTLVADVVHGEPLLKSHLTFSMPAPALASRLRSGQRALTVAAADLGGLADMLRAGDLIDIYVTFPHHQKELTVPLLQGMRVLTVGAGADEEGAASGAGSITLAADPDQAMKFVAARQAGSLTAMLRHRDDEAAVAESTQTDLASLIGLAPEPAPAPGVTILYGDRMQVQSPVPTDAAAMVGSASERP
- a CDS encoding type II and III secretion system protein family protein, producing MRRIAFILSAITLALTSTTATASTSNEPQALELQVGETRVLPHPGVKRVAIGNGQVLSAVATEGRDVVIFARAEGVSSVHVWAAGGKPKAYDLRVVAAGAPRLRAEVESLLARIPGARSTTVGGRIVIEGDDLSDDDRARIAALAERYPAILDFTGQVGWDRMVLLDVQVVEIPTSRMREFGLRWDGVTQGGANAGLAWDAGSRGRMTRPGESFIETAGPVSAAAGYFGVNALLSARIAALAQSGEAVMLAQPQLLARSGASATFLAGGEVPYTSTDSRGNPTTLFKPYGVSLNITPRIDRNGVIRSLIEVEASSVDTSLSVAGGPALRTRRASTEFNVRSGNTLVIGGFLSREQGREINGLPWLQNIPILGALFSSRRFQQRETELAIFVTPKIVSQSEPAMQDRVRRGRGVLDTTFPEPPRLGTATPVAVDAWDPYAGAGSQWVSRDDFPQSPHQE
- a CDS encoding ATPase, T2SS/T4P/T4SS family; this translates as MLDIEMTFEDSGVRRQFAPAPVLIGRGSQCGLRIVNWRVGRQHARLLRQDDDIVLEDLGTLAGTLVNGTRVVRHAPVLPDDDILIGPCRLRVRWAAPDDAAPAQAFAVAVAPASSDAAVQAPAETASPSMATTPLPPIAPQRLQARRRLHAALLDALDLRRRDVAGMSDGTLRAEAERLLTHIVASDVDLSDDAAKQALCREVLDEAVGLGPLEPLLAAPDITEIMVNRYDEIYVERAGRLWRHPAAFTSEQSVRWVIERIVTPLGRRIDESSPMVDARLPDGSRVHAIIPPVAMKGASLTIRKFPQRRPQMSDLIAAASLSEAMARFLALCVRMRKNLVVSGGTGSGKTTLLNILSNEIPDGERVVTIEDAAELRLNHDHLVALEARPANQEGRGHIAIRELVRNALRMRPDRIVVGECRGAEAFDMLTAMNTGHEGSLTTLHANSPRDALGRLESMILMAGLDLPLSAVREQIAASVELVVQQARLADGRRVVTSIVEVAGMESGRIQLQELFRFDRTAGFKGCGALPGFSQGWSDDGVSMDPAWFTETSTPKGAPSSKSEPGFS
- a CDS encoding type II secretion system F family protein produces the protein MIWLAAAGAMCCAAVLVLHAQAWFAPALRRYRELYTQDAGVRLSEVFLFIDPAQLWLAAVACAALSAALVFSLTGSGILAALLAGLASRAPRMTVEMLRRRRARRFEQQLPMALLMLASALRAGVALPTGLRHVVEQSGAPLAQEFGLMLREQRLGVPWDAALGNLQSRMPADSTSLVVAAMRIAAQTGGNLAEALESIAQTLRARLQLQAKLQALTSQGRLQAWIVGALPLVLLAVLNELEPDIMGLLWHTPMGWGVLAMVAVLETAGVLLIRRIVRIEL
- a CDS encoding type II secretion system F family protein, whose amino-acid sequence is MLLNLSMLMAALAVGCVTWFALRPLLGGKQVVSAGLPWWWRAAWPWVSAVAPIAGPLCSWRLRTRLARAIEWAGLPASVGYAHVAALSASAALLAGGAAAGAMAGYGMSLLGWMPWALALGVMAGLAPRAWLRSLSKTRRRSIERDLPFVFDMMTLCVEAGLSVQGALQLAAQSGPQGVLRDALAEALAEMRAGVTRTAAIKALADRSNSPLARTWAAALAQAEALGISLGPVLRAQAAQCRSDRHVRAEQLAMQAPVKMLLPLIACIFPCTFIVLAFPIAVQLLQSVQ
- a CDS encoding BPSS1780 family membrane protein, translating into MQAAFLPATSGWQWVRDGFRLFRKQPLAMFTWAMFISLLVVFASATPPVGPILVVALMPIITLMTLSACKHIEADRVMLPSMWGKPLKQPGVFRKLFLMGLLYAGLSMAAGLLTFLPFMDSMAEAYRIASVERSLDPILMAMRVPLTIFAIIYVVIAALFWHAPVLVAWHGLRLVQALFFSGIACWRNKWPFLVYGATWALVFLFIDLCAGLLVYMGLSLEFAGTLQIPFNIAAGGALYCSFYPAYTSVFGINNAGPHLDNGNSAQA
- a CDS encoding homoserine kinase, whose protein sequence is MAVFTPVSDDDARALLARFDLGEFVSLRGITAGIENTNYFLYTTRGEFVLTLFEVLTHAQLPFYIELMYHLAERGVPVPQPQNLRDGTRLTTLHDKPCAIVSRLPGGYEPAPGATHCALAGATLARAHLAAQDFPIHQPNLRGLNWWLETAPKVMPFLTPEQAELISAELGAQQAAVTTPAWQALQTGPAHCDLFRDNVLFAGTFEDPLMGGIIDFYFAGCDTWLFDVAVSVNDWCIDRDTGEFVPELVQSWLAAYAGVRPFTDAEREVWPLMLRAAALRFWISRLYDFFLPRPAQTLKPHDPRHFERVLQARHRSRLPILP